CGAAACAGGCGCACTCCACACCGGCAGCAAAATAGCTGTTGTTGGAGGAGGAGTTGCTGGACTCACTGCAGCATTGGGCGCGGCCAATCGCCTAGCAGACGTTACTATTTTCGAAAAGAGACAAGAATTTCTACACCTACAACGCGGCTGCCTCACCCGATGGATACATCCCAACATCTACGACTGGCCGAGCACAGAGGCTTCCCAGCCCAAAACCTCTCTCCCCTTCCTCAACTGGACTGCGGGCTCAGCCGGACAAGTCGCACAACAGATCATCAGAAATTGGGATGAATCAAAGACTCCATACCTAATCAAGGAAGAGAAAGGGACCTCCGTAACTCTTGGCCCTTCGCAGAGCGGTCGGCGAAGTCTCTTCGTAACCGCTCCGCAGTTCCGCAGTGAAGATTACGACATCATAATTCTCGCAGTAGGGTTTGGACTTGAGCGCACCATACCACCCCAGCCGCTGCACTCATACTGGCGAGACAACTCACTACACCAACCTGAAGCAGGCTGGACAACTCAACCCACGCGATACCTAGTTTCAGGCAATGGAGATGGTGGACTCATAGACCTCCTCCGCCTGCGCCTTCGAGACTTCAGACACGAATCAATCGCCGACGAGCTGGCAAGAGCCGCAGACCTATCGAAACTATCAAAAGACCTGATCGAAATCGAAACAACCGTATGGAACATGCACGCAAGAGGCGATGAAATTAGCGGATATCTATACCAAAGATACTCAAAACTAACAATACCAAGCGGAGTCGACGAGCTTATCAAAAATCGACTTCGCCGCGACACACATGTAACATTCAACTTCACCGACTGGCCGCTCACAATCTTCTCCTCGGTTCTAAATCGATTCATTGCATTTCGACTAATCACAATAGACGAGCGAGTCGAGTCACTGGTGGGCCGAGTAATATCGTTCGAGGGCCAAGAGCCAAACATTGTCGCCAAGATTGAAGGTCACACAGGGGTGCGGCGACTAGAGTTCAATCGTATCGTACTGCGCCATGGCCCCAGCTCTTCTCTTGCGAGCGACTTCCCTCTACTGAATGAACGCATCGCACCTGTACTAAGAGCCCGAAACGCCCTCGATCAAACTCGCCATAAGGCTTGGCCGGACAATTATTTCGAGTCCACAACACAGCCCATCGACACACCGCCAGAGCCAAAGGGCAGCCAAGACTCAACCTCCCCCGCCCATCCAGCAAATCCATCTCCCTCTCAAAC
The DNA window shown above is from Corallococcus soli and carries:
- a CDS encoding FAD-dependent oxidoreductase yields the protein MTTTTNGASSTATATLSASTILQHMSVPGEPNIYVLGCFEGRVTIHSQQIRALNLIYALCETGALHTGSKIAVVGGGVAGLTAALGAANRLADVTIFEKRQEFLHLQRGCLTRWIHPNIYDWPSTEASQPKTSLPFLNWTAGSAGQVAQQIIRNWDESKTPYLIKEEKGTSVTLGPSQSGRRSLFVTAPQFRSEDYDIIILAVGFGLERTIPPQPLHSYWRDNSLHQPEAGWTTQPTRYLVSGNGDGGLIDLLRLRLRDFRHESIADELARAADLSKLSKDLIEIETTVWNMHARGDEISGYLYQRYSKLTIPSGVDELIKNRLRRDTHVTFNFTDWPLTIFSSVLNRFIAFRLITIDERVESLVGRVISFEGQEPNIVAKIEGHTGVRRLEFNRIVLRHGPSSSLASDFPLLNERIAPVLRARNALDQTRHKAWPDNYFESTTQPIDTPPEPKGSQDSTSPAHPANPSPSQTENPQADQPTKPQQSPTTTPPPAHETIDKEARLMTIGKEARLMRNQVIEGRTEALNNKLALLNPIEHNFLLKEVSERALQDDGVMRSFGTLISSKSIDHTLILLNLNRTVRMAAFSASVEIKSRVLEFPTDLLKELEPEILVAFFEDIFDIIDRDRFGDVNTIVPRLENAHAAVPAQLYERYFRVLLEQSRSASYHGAPAAKRALLRLSPEMAKAALNSLTPDLLIRPGYSDALKRLITTHRTLANPETELLLKDFLGLSHSDFVSKYIADDSEPDDWDPPDDSEPDDSEPDDSEPDDS